A single window of Methylomarinum sp. Ch1-1 DNA harbors:
- a CDS encoding glycosyltransferase family 4 protein, with amino-acid sequence MKVLHITAHLGGGVGKVLSRLVEFSAKRQDGVQHTVAILEPPEKRQFVDHVRRHGGRVEVGADPEQLRRYAESADIVQLEWWHHPALAELLAWGELPVMRLIVWSHVSGLHAPEIPSSFARLPHRFLLSSPCSWRSPGLAALDELDRRRVAVVFSSGGFDDMPPAPVRSGGRPPLTGYVGTLNYAKLHPDLLDYLAAVKNPAFRLLVFGDSDAAGPLLADAGARGLAGRLQLKGYVADVAAELRTLDIFAYLLNPLHYGTTENALLEAMAMGVVPVVMNNPAESCLVKHQETGLIVDGPQGFADAIERLSRDHAERLRMSVDAARDVRKRFSIENTAHQLTAHYRSVLREPKRPFDFKAVFGITPADWFLACQGEESWRFSGRPGARKMDRGPHYLYEKTKSSVFHYHHFFPADRRLASWAERLEAWR; translated from the coding sequence ATGAAGGTGCTCCACATCACGGCCCACTTAGGCGGTGGCGTGGGAAAGGTGTTGTCTCGGCTGGTCGAGTTTTCGGCCAAGCGCCAAGACGGAGTGCAGCATACCGTCGCTATTCTGGAACCTCCCGAAAAACGCCAGTTCGTCGACCATGTTCGGCGCCACGGCGGCCGCGTCGAGGTCGGCGCCGACCCTGAGCAATTGCGCCGTTACGCCGAATCCGCCGATATCGTACAGTTGGAATGGTGGCATCATCCGGCATTGGCCGAACTGCTGGCGTGGGGAGAGCTGCCGGTGATGCGCTTGATTGTTTGGAGCCATGTCTCGGGTTTGCACGCGCCCGAGATTCCGTCTTCTTTTGCAAGGCTGCCGCACCGCTTTCTGTTGAGTTCTCCCTGTTCCTGGCGAAGTCCCGGCCTGGCCGCGCTCGACGAGTTGGATCGGCGACGGGTGGCCGTCGTATTCAGCTCGGGCGGTTTCGACGACATGCCGCCGGCCCCGGTGCGAAGCGGCGGCAGACCGCCGCTAACCGGCTACGTCGGCACGTTGAACTATGCCAAGTTGCATCCCGACCTGTTGGATTACCTTGCTGCAGTCAAAAATCCGGCGTTCCGTTTACTAGTTTTCGGCGATTCCGACGCCGCAGGCCCCCTGCTCGCGGATGCGGGCGCCAGAGGTCTGGCGGGGCGATTGCAGCTCAAGGGCTATGTCGCCGATGTGGCGGCGGAACTGAGGACATTGGACATCTTCGCTTATTTGCTCAATCCGCTGCATTACGGCACGACCGAAAACGCGCTGTTGGAAGCGATGGCCATGGGCGTCGTGCCGGTGGTCATGAACAACCCGGCGGAAAGTTGCCTGGTCAAACATCAAGAAACGGGGTTAATCGTCGACGGCCCGCAAGGCTTTGCCGACGCGATCGAGCGCCTGAGCCGAGATCACGCCGAAAGGCTTAGGATGTCGGTCGATGCCGCGCGCGATGTTCGCAAACGATTCTCGATCGAAAACACCGCCCATCAGTTAACCGCCCATTATCGAAGTGTACTGCGGGAGCCGAAAAGGCCTTTCGATTTCAAAGCGGTGTTCGGAATAACACCGGCCGATTGGTTTCTCGCCTGCCAGGGGGAAGAAAGCTGGCGCTTTTCCGGCCGGCCGGGCGCCCGGAAAATGGACCGCGGGCCGCATTATTTGTACGAAAAAACCAAGAGTTCGGTGTTTCATTATCACCACTTTTTCCCCGCTGACCGGCGCCTTGCATCATGGGCGGAGCGACTGGAGGCTTGGCGATGA
- a CDS encoding FkbM family methyltransferase: protein MNELPVPDLKQSLQMLADLKSRGRNTNLRPCPVDRPLVLYGAGNLGQLAADLFARLDIDVVYAVDRQPPSDPINGRIPIVEPDSAPLADRRDFMIAVCIVTAPYEPVRDFLESMGWRHIYPVYDLLQAYADRLPMRNGWFAGVLTDDDWRNIECVLRGWRDDCSRAAYLQFLAWRLVRAEWRFSGAPVSIGDRYFIEPVTSLLTDHECFLDAGAWHGVVSQRFVDETGGSFSRIAAVEADPRNAERLCEWKSKLPETLAKRIDILQTALAEKNAGQPFAEGFDMASRLQSGAPHIVRTYTLDELDIPVTFAKFHLEGGELNALEGGARTLQRYRPIIAVTVYHNSDGLWRIPLWFWHCLPEYRLLFRMHGWCGTGAVLYALPNERVGGKPPTVYPAKAS from the coding sequence ATGAACGAACTGCCGGTCCCGGATTTGAAGCAATCGCTGCAGATGCTGGCCGATCTAAAAAGTCGCGGGCGCAACACGAATCTTAGGCCTTGCCCGGTGGATCGGCCGCTGGTTTTATACGGTGCCGGCAACTTGGGGCAGTTGGCGGCGGATTTGTTTGCCCGGCTGGATATCGACGTTGTCTACGCGGTAGATCGCCAACCACCGTCCGACCCGATAAACGGGCGAATTCCGATCGTTGAGCCGGATAGCGCGCCGCTCGCCGATCGGCGTGATTTCATGATCGCGGTCTGTATTGTGACCGCCCCGTACGAGCCTGTGCGAGATTTCTTGGAGTCGATGGGCTGGCGGCACATCTATCCGGTTTACGACCTGTTACAGGCTTACGCCGACCGTTTGCCGATGCGCAACGGCTGGTTCGCCGGCGTATTGACCGACGACGATTGGCGTAATATCGAATGCGTACTTCGTGGCTGGCGGGACGATTGCTCTCGGGCCGCCTATCTTCAGTTTCTGGCTTGGCGGCTGGTGCGCGCGGAATGGCGGTTTAGCGGCGCTCCGGTGTCGATCGGCGATCGTTATTTTATCGAGCCGGTGACATCCTTATTAACCGACCACGAATGTTTTCTCGACGCCGGGGCGTGGCACGGTGTGGTGAGCCAGCGATTCGTCGATGAAACCGGCGGTTCGTTCAGCCGCATCGCGGCGGTGGAGGCCGACCCTCGAAATGCCGAAAGATTGTGCGAGTGGAAATCGAAATTGCCGGAAACGCTGGCCAAGAGAATCGACATTCTGCAAACCGCACTGGCGGAAAAAAACGCTGGTCAGCCGTTCGCTGAAGGATTCGACATGGCGTCGCGTTTGCAGTCGGGTGCGCCGCACATCGTCCGAACCTACACCCTGGACGAATTGGATATCCCGGTAACTTTCGCCAAGTTTCATCTGGAAGGCGGAGAGCTCAACGCGCTGGAAGGTGGCGCGCGTACGCTGCAACGATACCGACCGATCATCGCCGTCACCGTATACCACAATAGCGATGGTCTGTGGCGCATACCGCTTTGGTTTTGGCACTGTTTACCGGAGTATCGGTTATTGTTCAGAATGCACGGATGGTGCGGCACGGGAGCCGTGCTTTACGCGTTACCCAATGAACGGGTAGGTGGCAAGCCACCAACGGTTTATCCGGCTAAAGCATCATGA